From the genome of Candidatus Kapaibacterium sp., one region includes:
- a CDS encoding heme exporter protein CcmB, with the protein MEPSPVLYSPIRRLLAVVEKEFRSEFRQRVGLALTFLSVVSVSFILALSLQGVELSGELFAALLWLAFFFVLSPTLSRSFIAEAERGTYVLLRSLTSAAALYWGKLIANSLFGIVASITSYALLASFLRTPPIANAAGLVILLLVAAFGFAAALTLLSALLAAAQHRGMLLPIVALPILIPILLFGINGTLAALRDPTWEGIMPPLRLLIAYGGILSVLGFWLSEWVWQE; encoded by the coding sequence ATGGAGCCATCACCAGTGCTGTACAGCCCCATACGACGGCTCTTGGCCGTCGTGGAGAAAGAGTTTCGGAGCGAATTCCGTCAGCGGGTGGGCCTCGCTCTAACATTCCTCTCCGTTGTGTCGGTGAGCTTCATCCTAGCTCTGTCGCTCCAAGGAGTGGAGCTATCGGGTGAACTGTTCGCCGCTCTACTGTGGCTTGCCTTCTTCTTTGTCCTGAGTCCGACCCTCAGCAGGAGCTTCATTGCAGAAGCAGAGCGGGGAACCTATGTCCTCCTGCGGAGTCTCACTTCTGCAGCAGCCTTGTACTGGGGCAAGCTGATAGCCAATAGTCTCTTCGGCATAGTAGCCAGCATCACTAGCTATGCACTCCTTGCCTCCTTTCTCCGCACGCCACCAATAGCTAATGCCGCTGGGCTAGTCATCCTCCTCCTTGTTGCCGCATTCGGGTTTGCAGCAGCTTTGACGCTCCTTTCGGCCCTCCTTGCAGCCGCTCAGCATCGAGGGATGTTGCTGCCTATCGTTGCTCTGCCAATTCTCATTCCCATCCTCCTCTTCGGCATCAACGGTACCCTTGCAGCGCTCCGAGACCCAACATGGGAAGGGATCATGCCACCACTGCGCCTACTGATTGCGTACGGCGGGATCCTCAGTGTCCTTGGGTTCTGGCTCTCTGAGTGGGTGTGGCAAGAGTAG
- a CDS encoding DCC1-like thiol-disulfide oxidoreductase family protein: protein MERTGDAEGLTLRIDSACSFCSGLGQWIHRRAARRGLPLRVMPLPEGSDAVVVEYGGQRFEAAEALSVLLQYLGGGFRVWAWLLRVLPPPFRNACYRWVAQHRYRLFGRTSHTRGACSHGSLE, encoded by the coding sequence ATGGAACGCACTGGAGACGCTGAGGGGCTGACGCTGCGGATAGACAGTGCCTGCAGCTTCTGTTCTGGACTCGGGCAGTGGATACACCGTCGTGCAGCACGCCGCGGACTTCCGTTACGGGTCATGCCGTTGCCAGAAGGTTCCGATGCTGTGGTCGTGGAGTATGGTGGCCAACGCTTCGAGGCTGCGGAAGCCCTCTCTGTGCTGCTGCAGTACTTAGGCGGTGGCTTCCGTGTATGGGCATGGCTGTTGCGCGTGCTACCTCCGCCATTCCGAAACGCTTGTTATCGCTGGGTAGCCCAGCATCGATACCGACTCTTCGGACGGACGTCGCACACACGAGGAGCATGTAGCCATGGCTCGTTGGAGTGA
- a CDS encoding M20 family metallopeptidase, protein MKKAQAFRQRAEALFGELQHHRRWLHQHPELSFQEHQTAAYIRQQLQALGIPFRTAAETGTIGLLGSGNPCVALRADIDALPIEEATDLPFASQQPGVMHACGHDMHTAMLLGAAALLKECEAELPGSVLLIFQPGEEQLPGGASLLLAEGALEDPAPVAVFGQHVYPELAVGQLAIAAGPIFAATDELFWTLKSSGGHAAQPHRTGDPIVTAAELILHLQTLISRRRDPFLPAVLSITAIHGGTATNIIPTEVRLQGTLRSFDEVWRQQTLQQLQRATSAITALHAVQATLEVRRGYPALVNHELATELVRQAAATILGPSAVVPFQPVMWAEDFAYYSQRFPSAFWLLGVRPPELEAMPGLHHPSFAPSEEALPIGAALLAAVAWNALETLRG, encoded by the coding sequence GTGAAGAAAGCACAAGCCTTCCGGCAGCGAGCAGAAGCACTCTTTGGCGAGCTCCAACACCATCGGCGATGGTTACACCAGCACCCTGAGCTCTCGTTCCAAGAGCACCAAACTGCTGCCTACATCCGACAACAGCTCCAAGCCTTGGGAATCCCCTTCCGGACGGCCGCAGAAACAGGCACGATTGGCCTCTTGGGGTCTGGCAACCCCTGTGTCGCTCTCCGAGCGGATATTGACGCCCTACCGATAGAGGAAGCCACCGACCTCCCATTTGCCTCGCAGCAGCCCGGCGTCATGCATGCTTGCGGGCACGACATGCACACAGCAATGTTGCTGGGAGCGGCAGCACTGCTGAAGGAGTGCGAGGCTGAGCTTCCTGGGAGCGTACTGCTCATTTTCCAGCCTGGCGAGGAGCAGCTCCCTGGCGGGGCCTCCCTCCTCTTAGCTGAAGGGGCCCTGGAGGACCCAGCCCCTGTTGCTGTGTTTGGGCAGCATGTGTATCCGGAATTGGCCGTCGGCCAACTCGCTATTGCTGCAGGCCCAATTTTCGCAGCAACCGATGAGCTCTTCTGGACGCTGAAGTCGAGCGGAGGACACGCCGCTCAACCACATCGGACAGGAGACCCTATCGTCACTGCAGCTGAGCTCATCCTCCATCTGCAGACCCTCATTAGCCGGCGCCGCGACCCATTCCTGCCGGCGGTACTCTCCATCACGGCAATCCACGGCGGGACCGCAACGAACATCATCCCAACGGAGGTGCGCCTCCAGGGCACGCTGCGAAGTTTTGACGAAGTGTGGCGTCAGCAGACACTGCAGCAGCTCCAGCGGGCTACCTCTGCTATCACTGCCCTACATGCAGTCCAGGCAACCCTAGAAGTGCGGCGTGGTTACCCTGCACTGGTCAACCACGAGTTGGCAACTGAACTGGTGCGCCAAGCAGCAGCCACCATCCTAGGGCCCTCTGCAGTCGTACCGTTCCAGCCCGTCATGTGGGCTGAGGATTTCGCTTACTACAGCCAGCGCTTCCCTTCGGCCTTCTGGCTGCTCGGGGTACGCCCACCGGAGCTTGAGGCAATGCCAGGTCTGCATCATCCGTCCTTCGCGCCGAGCGAAGAGGCTCTCCCGATAGGTGCTGCGCTGCTGGCAGCGGTTGCATGGAACGCACTGGAGACGCTGAGGGGCTGA
- a CDS encoding class II aldolase/adducin family protein, with the protein MPMYASEGTVKFEYEWERLPLPESPRLRELCRWRNLLFRYGLIGADSAGVGYGNVSIRCGEGAHFLITGNGTGGIAELTAEGCSEVAEVDIHRNFLRCRGLVRASSESLSHAALYLSSPTIGAVVHAHHRTLWERLFGICPTTDPAIPYGTPELALALMRLVVEHRLERHGLIVMGGHKDGLLSFGSTLQEAVQILLQQLTELPTPVPSVPGCLEHPGHLPPGNPVPCPQDSAH; encoded by the coding sequence ATGCCGATGTACGCGTCGGAGGGGACCGTTAAGTTCGAGTACGAATGGGAGCGGCTTCCACTCCCCGAATCCCCGCGGCTACGAGAACTCTGCCGGTGGCGAAACCTCCTCTTTCGGTACGGGCTCATCGGGGCAGATTCCGCTGGCGTAGGCTATGGGAACGTGAGCATCCGCTGCGGTGAAGGTGCACACTTCCTGATTACGGGCAACGGTACAGGCGGGATCGCAGAGCTAACGGCTGAGGGATGTTCGGAAGTCGCGGAGGTAGACATTCACCGGAATTTCCTGCGCTGTCGTGGCTTAGTCCGTGCCTCTTCGGAGAGCCTGAGCCATGCAGCGCTCTACCTTAGCTCCCCAACCATCGGAGCGGTCGTCCATGCCCATCATCGCACTCTCTGGGAGCGGCTCTTTGGGATCTGCCCAACGACAGATCCAGCCATACCGTACGGGACTCCCGAGCTAGCACTGGCGCTTATGAGGCTTGTGGTCGAGCATCGGCTTGAAAGGCACGGGCTCATCGTTATGGGTGGCCACAAGGATGGCCTCCTGAGCTTTGGCAGTACATTACAGGAAGCCGTGCAAATACTGCTCCAGCAGCTTACAGAGCTGCCGACACCAGTGCCTTCGGTACCCGGATGCTTAGAGCACCCCGGACATCTCCCACCCGGAAACCCCGTGCCTTGTCCTCAGGATAGCGCTCACTGA
- a CDS encoding inositol monophosphatase, translating into MKPSAHELLANMVEAALEAGALLRTGFGSSLVVERKDGRHNLVTNYDRRAEALIVESLRRRFPDSAFWAEESGHSGSAHHRLWWLVDPLDGTVNFAHGIPIFCVSIAALYEQEVLCGVIYQPLLGELFTAIRGEGAWLNGERLHVSQTTQIEDAILVTGFPYNVADNPGNCMEHFLRFLHLGIPVRRLGSAALDLAYVAAGRFDGFWEVALQPWDVAAGILLVQEAGGRVTHYDGTAHRLEPRSSIVASNGQLHEQMLRVLQD; encoded by the coding sequence ATGAAGCCCTCGGCCCACGAGCTCCTCGCCAACATGGTGGAGGCAGCGCTAGAGGCAGGGGCGCTGCTCCGTACTGGCTTTGGCTCCTCTCTAGTGGTGGAGCGCAAGGATGGACGCCACAACCTGGTGACGAACTACGACCGACGGGCGGAGGCACTCATCGTTGAGTCCTTGCGACGACGTTTTCCAGACTCGGCATTCTGGGCCGAAGAGAGCGGACACTCCGGTAGCGCGCACCATCGGCTCTGGTGGCTAGTGGATCCACTGGATGGAACAGTCAACTTCGCGCATGGCATCCCTATCTTCTGCGTCAGTATCGCAGCGCTCTACGAACAGGAAGTCCTCTGTGGCGTCATCTACCAGCCCCTCCTGGGGGAGCTATTCACGGCTATTCGCGGCGAAGGAGCATGGCTCAACGGCGAACGCCTCCATGTTTCGCAGACTACTCAGATAGAGGACGCCATCCTCGTGACGGGCTTTCCTTACAACGTTGCTGACAACCCGGGTAACTGCATGGAGCACTTCCTGCGTTTCCTTCACCTTGGAATACCAGTCCGACGGCTAGGATCAGCAGCCCTCGACCTAGCATACGTTGCCGCTGGCCGCTTCGACGGCTTCTGGGAGGTCGCTCTCCAGCCGTGGGATGTCGCCGCTGGCATCCTCTTAGTGCAGGAGGCCGGAGGTCGGGTGACGCACTATGACGGGACAGCCCATCGTTTAGAACCTCGGTCCTCCATCGTAGCCAGCAATGGACAACTCCACGAGCAGATGCTACGGGTGCTGCAAGACTGA
- a CDS encoding MFS transporter translates to MPSSLHPDCGQRIAERWALAVAIFASFFDTFAMLPVLPVYLRGIGAEAWQIGLVMSTYSLVGLLTQVAGGYVADTFGRKRPLVASLIGTSVVLGLYGALPSVWWLASLRVLHGVLGAFSLPALFALIGEQAGGQRVKAMGYAGATIGLAAIVAPPIGGILAQHFGAPVLFASVAVLMALAALLVWQFVPETLVLRAKSKLPQPLTVLRVPLLVVTYSLTASFTFCMGTLAYTLPLLLVERGYTTATAGQLLGWMALVSVPIMALFRRGQPLERALLGLGLIAACLAVLWKLHPLWSLGIAMGVYGIGFGLVFPALHVLVAEHAPASLRGSAFALLYVFYSAGIIAGPIVAGFVISFLSPGIVAAATTAAILLAIAGWRVRERRMHWVQA, encoded by the coding sequence ATGCCTTCCTCCCTGCACCCCGACTGCGGGCAGCGGATAGCAGAACGCTGGGCGTTAGCAGTTGCAATCTTCGCCAGCTTCTTCGACACCTTCGCCATGCTCCCAGTCTTGCCCGTCTACCTCCGTGGGATAGGGGCCGAAGCATGGCAGATTGGGCTCGTCATGAGCACGTACTCGCTTGTGGGGCTTCTAACACAGGTGGCAGGTGGCTACGTTGCTGATACATTTGGCCGAAAGCGGCCGCTCGTGGCGAGCCTCATAGGGACATCCGTGGTGTTAGGACTCTATGGCGCTCTTCCATCCGTGTGGTGGCTCGCTAGCCTACGTGTCCTCCATGGAGTCCTTGGAGCTTTTTCCCTACCAGCCCTCTTCGCGCTGATTGGTGAGCAAGCTGGAGGGCAACGGGTAAAAGCCATGGGCTATGCTGGAGCTACCATAGGACTGGCAGCGATCGTAGCTCCGCCCATTGGTGGCATCCTAGCCCAGCACTTTGGAGCACCCGTTCTCTTCGCGAGTGTTGCTGTACTGATGGCACTGGCAGCACTCCTCGTTTGGCAGTTCGTGCCCGAGACTCTTGTCCTCAGGGCCAAGTCTAAATTGCCCCAACCTCTAACAGTCCTCCGCGTCCCCTTGCTTGTAGTCACATACTCGCTGACAGCGTCGTTCACTTTCTGCATGGGGACGCTGGCGTACACTCTGCCACTCTTACTGGTGGAACGCGGCTACACAACGGCAACCGCAGGCCAGCTCTTGGGCTGGATGGCACTCGTGTCTGTTCCGATTATGGCGCTCTTTCGGCGCGGGCAACCGTTAGAGCGTGCTCTGCTTGGGTTAGGGCTAATTGCAGCTTGCCTAGCAGTGCTGTGGAAGCTCCATCCACTCTGGAGTTTAGGCATAGCCATGGGGGTCTACGGAATCGGCTTCGGGCTGGTCTTTCCAGCACTCCACGTCCTGGTAGCTGAACATGCCCCAGCATCACTGCGTGGTTCTGCCTTCGCGCTACTCTACGTGTTCTATTCTGCCGGCATCATTGCTGGCCCAATCGTGGCAGGGTTTGTGATCTCCTTCCTCTCCCCGGGCATTGTTGCAGCCGCTACAACTGCCGCTATCTTGTTGGCAATTGCGGGGTGGAGAGTAAGGGAACGCCGCATGCACTGGGTACAGGCATGA
- a CDS encoding DUF1573 domain-containing protein, producing MVRRIGLGLLFVSTLLWSQPKLEIVGGDTYDWGKVGPKDDPLRAKITLKNVGTEVLKIERVQPACGCTAAPLDKTELKPGETATMDVTLRIGGSTGPVTRTISIVSNDPSAPTRTLWLKAEIVRPLAFIPAQYFVFVDMRVGQEAKATLTLKNMSQQEVRLYDIETTPGLSLNLKNNTVLKPGEQVELVARVMPTQKGYYSAMVRMKTSHPEYPTLEIPVYGNVLEASSPVFIPR from the coding sequence ATGGTTAGGCGTATAGGGCTTGGCCTCCTCTTCGTGAGCACTCTCCTCTGGTCCCAACCGAAGTTGGAGATCGTTGGTGGTGACACCTACGACTGGGGCAAAGTAGGCCCCAAGGATGATCCTTTGCGAGCCAAGATCACGCTGAAAAACGTCGGCACCGAGGTGTTGAAGATTGAGCGCGTCCAGCCCGCCTGTGGCTGCACGGCTGCGCCACTGGATAAGACCGAGCTGAAACCAGGCGAGACAGCCACCATGGACGTAACGCTACGGATTGGCGGCTCGACGGGTCCTGTCACCAGGACTATTTCCATCGTCTCTAACGACCCCTCAGCACCCACGAGGACCCTGTGGCTCAAGGCTGAGATTGTACGTCCGTTGGCTTTCATTCCAGCTCAGTACTTCGTCTTCGTAGACATGCGCGTTGGCCAAGAGGCGAAGGCAACACTGACGCTGAAGAACATGTCGCAGCAGGAAGTACGCCTCTACGACATCGAGACAACGCCGGGGCTCTCGCTGAACTTGAAGAACAACACGGTGCTGAAGCCTGGAGAGCAAGTAGAGTTGGTCGCCCGTGTCATGCCTACCCAAAAGGGCTACTACAGCGCAATGGTGCGCATGAAGACATCGCACCCAGAGTACCCGACACTGGAGATCCCGGTGTACGGGAACGTGCTTGAGGCTAGCTCGCCAGTGTTTATCCCACGATAA
- a CDS encoding DUF3365 domain-containing protein, protein MARWSEQSLVVGLVVLLVFGLVLGVIWWQQQAREMSTPQQVRWTPDSLDAVGRAFLRRMQALLLQALQQGPEAAVRICADTAQRFTASFAQQHGISIRRTALRWRNPQNRPDSLEAAWIEQFQRWRSEGRSLDTVVVVYHESDVRLLRPILLQSELCLMCHGSPEQIPSSVAQLLSERYPEDKARGFRVGDVRGALSIRVPKALVSAAL, encoded by the coding sequence ATGGCTCGTTGGAGTGAGCAGAGTCTAGTTGTCGGTTTGGTCGTTCTCCTCGTCTTTGGCCTCGTCCTCGGTGTCATATGGTGGCAGCAACAAGCGCGCGAGATGTCCACGCCGCAACAAGTGCGATGGACTCCTGACTCTCTGGACGCCGTGGGCCGAGCCTTCCTTCGGCGGATGCAGGCCCTACTGCTGCAAGCTCTGCAGCAGGGACCGGAGGCTGCTGTGCGCATTTGTGCTGATACGGCTCAGCGGTTCACGGCATCGTTTGCTCAGCAGCACGGCATCTCCATCCGCCGGACAGCATTGCGATGGCGCAATCCACAGAACCGCCCGGATAGCCTGGAAGCTGCATGGATAGAGCAGTTCCAACGTTGGCGGAGTGAAGGTCGATCGCTGGATACAGTGGTTGTCGTCTACCACGAGAGCGACGTTCGCCTTCTCCGCCCTATCCTCCTCCAGTCAGAGCTCTGCCTGATGTGCCATGGCAGCCCTGAGCAAATCCCTAGCTCTGTGGCTCAGCTCCTCAGTGAGCGCTATCCTGAGGACAAGGCACGGGGTTTCCGGGTGGGAGATGTCCGGGGTGCTCTAAGCATCCGGGTACCGAAGGCACTGGTGTCGGCAGCTCTGTAA
- a CDS encoding methylmalonyl-CoA mutase family protein: MAERVSPYRPGNRIRIVTAASLFDGHDAAINIMRRIMQATGAEVIHLGHNRSAQEIVEAAIQEYTQGIAVTSYQGGHMEFFTYMYDLLRERGAGHIKIFGGGGGTILPSEIQELHRYGIARIYHPDDGRAMGLQGMINDVLQKCDFLPPLTYNGDLLSFVLKGDTLAIAQAITLVEEYPELAPDFLQELRRHLPLRRIPVLGITGTGGSGKSSLTDELVRRFLLDFPEKRVAILSVDPSKRKSGGALLGDRIRMNIASHPHVYMRSFATREANVALNRNVRAAIDIVKAAGFDLIVVETAGIGQSDTSVVDIADVTLYVMTPEYGAPSQLEKIDMIDYADLIAINKFDRFGAQDALRDVRKQYQRSHGLWGQPLDSMPVIGTIASQFNDPGVNALYALLVRKIAEKLQLDWRPHLDLRYELTRKIEIIPANRRGYLGEIVETVERYNRFVEEQAALASRLYQLHGALEHARQKGYAVDELEREFNELWEQLDPHCRTILQTWEEKLQRYRQPEFSYTVRGREIRVPNFTESLSHLKIPKVALPRYRDWGDILRWALQENFPGEFPYTAGVYPFKRQFEEPTRMFAGEGTPERTNRRFHYLSYGMQAARLSTAFDSVTLYGEDPDYRPDIYGKIGNSGVSVATVDDAKKLYSGFDLCAPNTSVSMTINGPAPMILAMFFNAAIDQQCEKYILQEGLREEVERRIEELYASYGLPRPVYQGRLPEGHNGLGLLLLGVSGDEVLPREVYEKIKADTLRVIRGTVQADILKEDQAQNTCIFSTEFALRLMGDVQEYFVKNRIRNFYSVSISGYHIAEAGANPITQLAFTLANAFTYVEYYLSRGMHIDEFAPNLSFFFSNGMDPEYTVIGRVARRIWAKVIRYKYGGNERSQMLKYHIQTSGRSLHAQEIAFNDIRTTLQALYAIADNCNSLHTNAYDEAITTPTEESVRRAVAIQLIINKELGLTKNENPWQGSFFIEELTDAVEKAVLEEFRRLHERGGVLGAMELMYQRAKIQEESLYCEQLKHSGELPIIGVNTFLGKDGSPTIIPAEVVRSTPEEKEQQIANLRAFWQRNADRAPAALERVKRAAIRGENVFAELMEAVKVCSLGQLTHALYEVGGQYRRNM, encoded by the coding sequence ATGGCGGAGCGTGTATCGCCTTACCGTCCGGGCAATCGGATTCGGATCGTGACGGCTGCTTCCCTCTTCGATGGGCACGATGCTGCCATCAACATTATGCGCCGCATCATGCAGGCAACGGGTGCAGAGGTCATCCACCTTGGACACAACCGTTCGGCGCAGGAGATCGTTGAGGCAGCCATCCAGGAGTACACGCAGGGAATCGCTGTGACGAGCTATCAAGGCGGCCACATGGAGTTTTTCACGTACATGTACGACCTCTTACGTGAGCGGGGAGCTGGGCACATCAAAATCTTCGGTGGCGGTGGTGGCACGATCCTACCGTCGGAGATTCAAGAGCTGCATCGTTACGGCATTGCCCGCATCTACCATCCCGATGACGGTCGGGCGATGGGACTGCAGGGCATGATCAACGATGTGCTCCAAAAGTGTGATTTCTTGCCGCCGCTGACGTACAACGGTGATCTCCTCAGCTTCGTGCTCAAGGGAGACACCTTGGCCATAGCACAGGCTATCACGCTAGTGGAGGAGTATCCTGAGCTGGCACCAGACTTCCTTCAGGAACTCCGCCGCCACTTACCGTTGCGGCGAATCCCAGTGCTGGGCATCACTGGTACGGGCGGTTCTGGGAAGTCTTCCCTCACCGACGAGTTGGTGCGCCGTTTCCTCTTGGACTTCCCTGAGAAGCGGGTGGCTATCTTGTCCGTAGACCCTTCAAAGCGCAAGAGCGGAGGGGCTCTGTTAGGGGATCGGATTCGTATGAACATCGCTAGCCATCCCCATGTGTACATGCGTTCGTTTGCAACGCGCGAGGCTAACGTGGCACTCAATCGGAATGTACGGGCTGCTATTGACATTGTCAAAGCTGCAGGGTTTGATCTGATCGTGGTGGAGACCGCTGGCATTGGGCAGAGCGACACGAGCGTGGTGGACATCGCTGACGTGACGCTCTACGTGATGACTCCCGAGTACGGAGCTCCGAGCCAGTTGGAGAAGATAGACATGATCGACTACGCCGACCTCATCGCCATCAACAAGTTTGACCGCTTCGGGGCTCAGGATGCGTTGCGAGATGTCCGCAAGCAGTATCAGAGGAGCCATGGGCTCTGGGGACAGCCGCTCGACTCTATGCCTGTTATTGGGACGATTGCCTCGCAGTTCAATGACCCGGGGGTGAATGCACTCTATGCGCTGCTCGTTCGCAAGATCGCGGAGAAGCTGCAGTTAGACTGGAGACCCCACTTGGACCTCCGATATGAGCTGACAAGGAAGATCGAGATCATCCCCGCTAACCGCCGAGGATACTTGGGTGAGATCGTGGAGACGGTGGAGCGTTACAATCGCTTCGTAGAAGAACAAGCAGCTCTTGCCTCACGCCTGTACCAGCTCCACGGCGCCCTTGAGCACGCGCGGCAGAAGGGGTACGCCGTGGATGAGCTAGAGCGGGAGTTCAACGAGCTGTGGGAGCAGCTCGATCCACACTGCCGGACCATCTTGCAGACGTGGGAGGAGAAACTGCAGCGGTACCGCCAGCCGGAATTCTCGTACACAGTGCGCGGACGCGAGATTCGGGTACCGAACTTCACAGAGAGTCTGAGCCATCTGAAGATTCCTAAGGTTGCCCTACCCCGTTACCGCGACTGGGGCGACATCCTTCGCTGGGCACTTCAAGAGAACTTCCCAGGAGAGTTCCCCTATACGGCTGGAGTCTACCCCTTCAAGCGACAGTTCGAGGAGCCTACTCGGATGTTCGCAGGTGAAGGGACCCCTGAACGGACGAATCGACGCTTCCATTACCTGAGCTACGGCATGCAGGCAGCACGGTTGAGTACGGCCTTTGACTCGGTGACGCTCTACGGCGAGGACCCCGACTATCGGCCCGATATCTATGGCAAGATTGGGAACTCAGGGGTTAGCGTCGCTACTGTGGATGATGCCAAGAAGCTCTACTCTGGCTTTGACCTCTGCGCGCCGAACACCTCCGTTTCCATGACTATCAACGGCCCGGCGCCAATGATTCTGGCGATGTTCTTCAATGCCGCGATCGACCAGCAATGCGAGAAGTACATCCTCCAGGAGGGACTGCGTGAGGAGGTGGAGCGCCGGATAGAGGAGCTCTATGCCAGCTATGGCCTGCCGCGACCGGTCTACCAAGGCCGACTGCCCGAAGGACATAACGGGTTAGGTCTCCTCCTGCTAGGCGTCAGCGGAGACGAAGTCTTGCCGCGAGAGGTCTACGAGAAGATCAAGGCCGACACCCTGCGCGTCATTCGTGGCACTGTCCAGGCAGACATCCTCAAGGAGGACCAGGCGCAGAACACCTGCATCTTCTCCACCGAGTTTGCCCTTCGTCTCATGGGCGACGTGCAGGAATACTTTGTCAAAAACCGGATTCGCAACTTCTACTCGGTCTCCATCTCTGGCTACCACATTGCCGAAGCGGGGGCAAATCCGATTACGCAATTGGCTTTCACGCTGGCGAATGCGTTCACCTACGTGGAGTACTACCTCAGCCGGGGCATGCACATCGATGAGTTTGCGCCGAATCTGTCGTTCTTCTTCAGCAACGGGATGGATCCCGAGTACACTGTTATCGGGCGGGTTGCCCGGCGCATCTGGGCAAAGGTCATCCGCTACAAGTACGGAGGCAATGAGCGCTCGCAGATGCTGAAGTACCACATCCAGACCTCTGGGCGCTCACTCCACGCACAGGAGATTGCCTTCAATGATATCCGCACCACTCTCCAGGCACTCTATGCAATCGCTGACAACTGTAACTCCCTCCACACAAACGCCTACGACGAGGCTATCACTACGCCGACAGAGGAGTCAGTGCGCCGAGCGGTTGCTATCCAGCTCATCATCAACAAGGAGCTGGGCTTGACCAAGAACGAGAACCCGTGGCAAGGCTCCTTCTTCATCGAGGAGCTCACGGATGCTGTCGAGAAGGCCGTGCTAGAGGAGTTCCGGCGACTCCACGAACGTGGGGGTGTCCTCGGAGCTATGGAGCTCATGTACCAGCGGGCAAAGATCCAAGAGGAATCGCTCTACTGCGAGCAGCTCAAGCACTCTGGCGAGCTGCCTATCATTGGTGTCAACACATTCTTGGGCAAGGACGGCTCTCCGACGATCATCCCAGCGGAGGTCGTTCGCTCCACTCCAGAAGAGAAAGAGCAGCAGATCGCGAACCTCCGTGCCTTCTGGCAGCGGAACGCCGATCGTGCTCCCGCAGCGCTAGAGCGGGTCAAGCGGGCAGCCATTCGCGGAGAGAATGTCTTTGCAGAGCTCATGGAGGCAGTCAAGGTCTGTTCCCTGGGCCAGTTGACACACGCTCTCTACGAAGTCGGTGGACAGTATCGCCGGAATATGTAA
- the dapF gene encoding diaminopimelate epimerase produces MLISVTYVSGAGNTFTLVRERRRRLPLPVWRRLARQLCQWTDGLLLVGQPDANGRIPVHYFNPDGSTGMLCGNGACCAAAVAMDQQRPSVQLLFAGQEIEATATDKGIRLRLGPPPVPPRALSVELPERTLHLWFVDTGSPHAVLPLSELTATSAGESLESVDMEALGRQLRYHPRFAPAGVNVSVYAPAEGGKLRIRTYERGVERETQACGTAAIAVALTAWFRGEALPPVELIPRSRVPLVVDWEGEAAEQLRAVFLEGSVQVLGKDTVEVSLEEEE; encoded by the coding sequence ATGCTGATCTCCGTCACGTACGTCTCTGGAGCGGGAAACACGTTTACTCTCGTGCGAGAACGGCGTCGCCGTTTGCCTCTCCCGGTATGGCGACGGCTGGCACGCCAGCTCTGCCAGTGGACCGATGGGCTCTTGCTCGTGGGGCAGCCCGATGCGAACGGCCGTATTCCAGTCCACTACTTCAACCCCGATGGCTCCACCGGAATGCTGTGTGGGAACGGAGCCTGCTGTGCCGCAGCTGTCGCTATGGACCAACAGCGGCCCTCTGTGCAGCTACTCTTTGCCGGACAAGAAATTGAAGCCACGGCGACTGACAAAGGCATCCGCCTCCGGTTAGGGCCACCACCTGTACCGCCTCGAGCATTGTCCGTGGAGCTTCCCGAGAGAACACTGCACCTTTGGTTCGTAGATACGGGGTCTCCACATGCAGTCCTCCCCCTCTCGGAGCTAACCGCTACCTCCGCAGGTGAGAGCCTCGAGTCGGTAGACATGGAAGCCTTAGGCCGCCAATTGCGGTACCATCCGCGCTTTGCTCCCGCTGGTGTCAACGTCAGCGTATATGCCCCAGCGGAGGGCGGCAAGCTCCGAATCCGGACATACGAGCGCGGAGTCGAACGTGAAACCCAAGCATGTGGTACGGCAGCTATAGCGGTCGCCCTTACTGCATGGTTCCGTGGCGAGGCCTTGCCCCCGGTTGAGCTGATTCCACGGAGCCGTGTTCCGTTAGTGGTTGACTGGGAAGGTGAGGCCGCAGAGCAGCTCCGCGCTGTCTTCCTGGAGGGTAGCGTCCAGGTCTTGGGGAAGGACACCGTTGAAGTGTCGCTGGAGGAGGAAGAGTGA